Part of the Leptospira yasudae genome is shown below.
CACGATCCGGATAAGCTTCCCGAGTTTATCAACACGGATGCGGATCTTGTGATCGGAAGTCGGGTGACTTCGGATGGGGTTCCGTTTTACAGAAAGGTAATATCCTTTCTCGCTGCGAAAGTGATGAATTACTGCATTTCTCCCGGCTTATTCGATATTTTCGGTTATCGATTGAAAGACTGCACTTCCGGTTATCGGAAGTATTCCAAACGTGCCTTCACTTGGATCGCACAGTCCAAGCTCGAATCGGTCGCGTTCGACTTTCACATGGAAGCCTTATCCATCGTCGCAAAGAATCAAGGCACGATTCGGGAAGTCGGAATTCATTACGTATTTTCCAATTCTTCCTTCAATCGCAGGGTCTTAAAACAGGCGATTTCGTTCGCGCTCAAACTTCTCCGCAGAAAACTAAATCCGATCGGTTAAGAATATGCAAAAACTTGAATCTTTGTTCCGCAAGCTCGATTCTCCCGTTAAGGGATTGATCGTACTCGTTTCGTTATACGGCTTTGTGACGCTGGCGCTTTGGTCCC
Proteins encoded:
- a CDS encoding glycosyltransferase, whose product is MKNLVVIPAYNEEETIREVVERALKYSDVVVVDDASKDKTPDILKALIKKHPKKLFTIRHEKNTHIPGGIQDGMKFAVEKKYDSVVTMDAGLSHDPDKLPEFINTDADLVIGSRVTSDGVPFYRKVISFLAAKVMNYCISPGLFDIFGYRLKDCTSGYRKYSKRAFTWIAQSKLESVAFDFHMEALSIVAKNQGTIREVGIHYVFSNSSFNRRVLKQAISFALKLLRRKLNPIG